The following are encoded together in the Populus trichocarpa isolate Nisqually-1 chromosome 5, P.trichocarpa_v4.1, whole genome shotgun sequence genome:
- the LOC7477114 gene encoding zinc finger protein GAI-ASSOCIATED FACTOR 1 isoform X1, which produces MSNTTGDGTGSFSSGGGGDEVHLKSLASSTVTATNSNGSTITQQLQQPPVLKKKRNMPGNPDPSADVIALSPKTLMATNRFVCEICNKGFQRDQNLQLHRRGHNLPWKLKQRASGEIRKRVYICPEPSCVHHNPARALGDLTGIKKHFYRKHGEKKWKCDKCSKKYAVQSDWKAHVKTCGTKEYKCDCGTIFSRRDSFITHRAFCDALAEENNKVNQGLMPNMEPNIQGQISSLIPSSMAINNNPPSQSAMMSNFSHLDTKNSLSLPQALMPMPPKPSSGSMFSSSTASLFGGSRSMPFNSSSALQLNANSSAIFEGNGHHNLAGSASMSATALLQKAAQMGATASGNNVSSPMMQKSFVTSMAPPTFGSMHAQNDQSHVIGGDDGYANQFFNSNGGVGNSVLNDMGMFSAVLDQNNALFKTMEHASSNNENAFQGANSSPGLSSPTSGANPSGLSRFSGDMMTVDFLGIGGSRQRNLHDQHNHQEMEFSRGISHPRMQGLNHFEQQQAAALEKPLWDV; this is translated from the exons ATGTCAAACACCACAGGTGATGGCACTGGCAGCTTCTCTTCTGGAGGTGGTGGGGATGAAGTTCACTTAAAATCCTTAGCTTCAAGCACTGTTACTGCTACTAACAGCAATGGCTCCACTATTACTCAACAGCTGCAGCAACCTCCAGTactcaagaagaaaagaaatatgcCTGGAAATCCTG ACCCTAGTGCTGATGTTATTGCTCTATCACCAAAAACTCTTATGGCTACAAATCGATTTGTATGTGAGATTTGCAACAAGGGGTTCCAAAGGGACCAGAATCTTCAATTGCATCGGCGGGGCCATAATCTACCATGGAAGCTAAAGCAAAGAGCAAGTGGTGAAATTCGAAAAAGGGTTTATATTTGTCCAGAACCTTCATGTGTTCATCACAATCCGGCTCGAGCATTAGGTGATCTCACAGGAATTAAGAAGCATTTTTATCGAAAACATGGCGAAAAGAAATGGAAATGTGACAAATGCTCAAAGAAATATGCTGTCCAGTCGGATTGGAAAGCTCATGTCAAGACTTGTGGCACTAAGGAATACAAATGTGATTGTGGAACCATCTTCTCCAG GAGGGATAGCTTCATCACTCACAGGGCTTTCTGTGATGCCCTAGctgaagaaaataacaaagtgAATCAAGGACTAATGCCCAACATGGAACCAAACATACAAGGCCAAATCTCCAGCCTCATACCCTCCTCCATGGCCATCAACAATAATCCTCCAAGTCAATCTGCCATGATGTCTAATTTTAGCCATCTAGACACCAAAAACTCACTGTCCTTACCCCAAGCACTCATGCCAATGCCACCTAAACCCTCATCAGGAAGCATGTTTTCAAGTAGCACCGCAAGCCTTTTTGGTGGTTCAAGAAGCATGCCATTCAATTCTTCCTCGGCCCTTCAGTTGAATGCAAATTCATCAGCAATCTTTGAAGGAAATGGTCATCATAATTTAGCTGGCTCGGCATCAATGTCAGCTACAGCTTTGTTGCAAAAAGCAGCTCAAATGGGTGCAACTGCAAGCGGTAACAATGTGAGCTCTCCCATGATGCAAAAGAGCTTTGTTACAAGCATGGCACCCCCAACATTTGGTTCAATGCATGCCCAAAATGACCAATCTCATGTGATAGGTGGTGATGACGGATATGCTAACCAGTTTTTCAACTCAAACGGTGGTGTTGGGAACTCTGTGTTGAATGATATGGGGATGTTTAGTGCAGTTTTGGATCAGAACAATGCATTATTCAAGACTATGGAGCATGCTAGCAGCAACAATGAGAATGCTTTTCAAGGTGCAAATTCAAGCCCTGGTTTGAGTAGTCCAACAAGTGGAGCTAATCCAAGTGGTTTATCAAGATTTAGCGGGGACATGATGACTGTTGATTTCTTGGGGATAGGAGGCTCTAGGCAAAGGAATCTTCATGACCAACATAATCATCAAGAAATGGAGTTCAGTAGAGGAATTAGTCATCCAAGGATGCAAGGGCTGAACCACTTTGAGCAGCAACAAGCAGCAGCACTAGAGAAACCCTTGTGGgatgtttga
- the LOC7477114 gene encoding zinc finger protein GAI-ASSOCIATED FACTOR 1 isoform X2, whose amino-acid sequence MPGNPDPSADVIALSPKTLMATNRFVCEICNKGFQRDQNLQLHRRGHNLPWKLKQRASGEIRKRVYICPEPSCVHHNPARALGDLTGIKKHFYRKHGEKKWKCDKCSKKYAVQSDWKAHVKTCGTKEYKCDCGTIFSRRDSFITHRAFCDALAEENNKVNQGLMPNMEPNIQGQISSLIPSSMAINNNPPSQSAMMSNFSHLDTKNSLSLPQALMPMPPKPSSGSMFSSSTASLFGGSRSMPFNSSSALQLNANSSAIFEGNGHHNLAGSASMSATALLQKAAQMGATASGNNVSSPMMQKSFVTSMAPPTFGSMHAQNDQSHVIGGDDGYANQFFNSNGGVGNSVLNDMGMFSAVLDQNNALFKTMEHASSNNENAFQGANSSPGLSSPTSGANPSGLSRFSGDMMTVDFLGIGGSRQRNLHDQHNHQEMEFSRGISHPRMQGLNHFEQQQAAALEKPLWDV is encoded by the exons atgcCTGGAAATCCTG ACCCTAGTGCTGATGTTATTGCTCTATCACCAAAAACTCTTATGGCTACAAATCGATTTGTATGTGAGATTTGCAACAAGGGGTTCCAAAGGGACCAGAATCTTCAATTGCATCGGCGGGGCCATAATCTACCATGGAAGCTAAAGCAAAGAGCAAGTGGTGAAATTCGAAAAAGGGTTTATATTTGTCCAGAACCTTCATGTGTTCATCACAATCCGGCTCGAGCATTAGGTGATCTCACAGGAATTAAGAAGCATTTTTATCGAAAACATGGCGAAAAGAAATGGAAATGTGACAAATGCTCAAAGAAATATGCTGTCCAGTCGGATTGGAAAGCTCATGTCAAGACTTGTGGCACTAAGGAATACAAATGTGATTGTGGAACCATCTTCTCCAG GAGGGATAGCTTCATCACTCACAGGGCTTTCTGTGATGCCCTAGctgaagaaaataacaaagtgAATCAAGGACTAATGCCCAACATGGAACCAAACATACAAGGCCAAATCTCCAGCCTCATACCCTCCTCCATGGCCATCAACAATAATCCTCCAAGTCAATCTGCCATGATGTCTAATTTTAGCCATCTAGACACCAAAAACTCACTGTCCTTACCCCAAGCACTCATGCCAATGCCACCTAAACCCTCATCAGGAAGCATGTTTTCAAGTAGCACCGCAAGCCTTTTTGGTGGTTCAAGAAGCATGCCATTCAATTCTTCCTCGGCCCTTCAGTTGAATGCAAATTCATCAGCAATCTTTGAAGGAAATGGTCATCATAATTTAGCTGGCTCGGCATCAATGTCAGCTACAGCTTTGTTGCAAAAAGCAGCTCAAATGGGTGCAACTGCAAGCGGTAACAATGTGAGCTCTCCCATGATGCAAAAGAGCTTTGTTACAAGCATGGCACCCCCAACATTTGGTTCAATGCATGCCCAAAATGACCAATCTCATGTGATAGGTGGTGATGACGGATATGCTAACCAGTTTTTCAACTCAAACGGTGGTGTTGGGAACTCTGTGTTGAATGATATGGGGATGTTTAGTGCAGTTTTGGATCAGAACAATGCATTATTCAAGACTATGGAGCATGCTAGCAGCAACAATGAGAATGCTTTTCAAGGTGCAAATTCAAGCCCTGGTTTGAGTAGTCCAACAAGTGGAGCTAATCCAAGTGGTTTATCAAGATTTAGCGGGGACATGATGACTGTTGATTTCTTGGGGATAGGAGGCTCTAGGCAAAGGAATCTTCATGACCAACATAATCATCAAGAAATGGAGTTCAGTAGAGGAATTAGTCATCCAAGGATGCAAGGGCTGAACCACTTTGAGCAGCAACAAGCAGCAGCACTAGAGAAACCCTTGTGGgatgtttga
- the LOC18098687 gene encoding LOW QUALITY PROTEIN: psbP domain-containing protein 7, chloroplastic (The sequence of the model RefSeq protein was modified relative to this genomic sequence to represent the inferred CDS: inserted 2 bases in 1 codon): MALQHHFLACKNASIQKIYMTQSSGDRKESFPEVPRPPAEQFAPLASTFQRRLLVGVGSASLVAVGANFGGITSFLLGLSPESGRNVKLDVLYPIGGYSRCIGTNEGFEFIYPATWVGDQRLLYRAAEKTEYERSLDPPPLNNGKSSDGRRKNVNEPVVAFGPPGSSGELNVSVIVSQVPPDFSIEAFGGPKEVGEAVVRTITGSRLDVKGTLTESSLREDXLRKVNYYKLEFRVESPAFHRHNLAVCCARGGRLYTLNAQAPESAWPNVKADFYRIADSFSIIS; encoded by the exons ATGGCATTGCAACATCACTTTCTAGCATGCAAAAATGCCTCCATCCAAAAGATTTACATGACTCAATCATCTGGGGACAGGAAGGAGAGTTTCCCAGAGGTGCCTAGGCCTCCAGCCGAACAGTTTGCACCTCTGGCATCGACTTTTCAGCGTCGTCTACTTGTTGGTGTTGGTTCAGCTTCTCTGGTGGCTGTTGGTGCAAATTTTGGTGGGATTACTAGTTTTCTTCTTGGATTATCACCGGAAAGCGGTCGAAATGTTAAGCTTGATGTGCTTTATCCAATTGGAGGGTATAGCCGATGCATTGGGACAAATGAAGGATTTG AATTCATATACCCCGCAACTTGGGTTGGAGACCAAAGGCTGCTTTATCGAGCAGCTGAGAAGACAGAATATGAGAGATCACTCGATCCACCTCCACTGAATAATGGGAAATCTAGTGATGGGCGGCGCAAGAATGTGAATGAACCGGTTGTTGCATTTGGCCCCCCAGGTTCAAGTGGTGAACTCAATGTTAGTGTCATTGTCTCACAAGTCCCTCCTGACTTCTC GATTGAAGCATTTGGAGGGCCTAAGGAGGTGGGAGAAGCTGTGGTCCGGACAATCACAGGATCACGCCTTGACGTGAAAGGTACTTTGACTGAATCAAGTTTAAGAGAGGA TCTGAGGAAAGTTAATTACTACAAGCTGGAATTCAGAGTTGAAAGCCCCGCATTTCACCGGCATAATCTAGCAGTTTGTTGTGCTCGCGGTGGTAGATTATACACCTTAAATGCACAAGCACCGGAATCTGCATGGCCAAATGTGAAGGCAGACTTCTATAGGATAGCAGATTCATTTAGTATCATCtcttga